One Vicinamibacterales bacterium genomic region harbors:
- a CDS encoding NADH-quinone oxidoreductase subunit B family protein, translating into MEIKPPIPQIPVPFWKDIKDLQEWETHHQRRPERGDKHSPFFEQLTEGLHNFPGGFALTTVADGFFNWARKSSVWPVSFGLACCAIEMMATFASRFDVERLGMVPWASPRHSDLMIVSGTVTIKMAPMLERIYEQMPDPKWVVSMGSCANSGGPFRHGYHVVKGVDRVVPVDVYVPGCPPPPESLLNGLLLLQDQIAHFRRTGKRADANEKVD; encoded by the coding sequence GTGGAAATAAAGCCGCCCATTCCCCAGATTCCCGTCCCGTTCTGGAAAGACATCAAGGATCTGCAGGAGTGGGAGACCCACCATCAGCGCCGACCGGAGCGCGGCGACAAGCATTCCCCGTTCTTCGAGCAGCTCACTGAAGGCCTCCACAACTTTCCCGGCGGTTTCGCGCTGACAACGGTGGCCGACGGGTTCTTCAACTGGGCGAGGAAATCGTCCGTGTGGCCGGTCTCGTTCGGGCTGGCCTGCTGTGCCATCGAGATGATGGCGACGTTCGCGTCGCGCTTCGACGTCGAGCGGCTCGGCATGGTGCCATGGGCGTCGCCGCGGCACTCGGATCTGATGATCGTGTCGGGCACGGTGACGATCAAGATGGCGCCGATGCTCGAGCGTATCTACGAACAGATGCCGGATCCGAAGTGGGTCGTCTCGATGGGCTCGTGCGCGAATTCCGGCGGCCCCTTTCGCCACGGCTATCACGTCGTCAAGGGGGTGGATCGGGTCGTGCCGGTGGACGTCTATGTGCCGGGCTGCCCGCCGCCGCCCGAGTCGCTGCTGAACGGATTGCTGCTGCTCCAGGACCAGATCGCGCACTTCCGCCGGACCGGGAAGCGCGCCGACGCCAACGAGAAGGTGGACTAG
- a CDS encoding NADH-quinone oxidoreductase subunit J, translating to MTLQVVAFWAFAVTLVTAALAVVLGKNLFHAVLWLALALVATAGVFITLNAEFIAAVQILLYAGGVVTVVVFAIVVTERLIGERLSQTSRRVTAGAVVSLGLLALLVRAIVQAPLSLPWPPPPADLTRQLGTSLLTRFVLPFELLAVLLLVGLLAASYFARPEE from the coding sequence ATGACGCTGCAGGTCGTCGCCTTCTGGGCGTTCGCCGTGACGCTGGTCACCGCCGCCCTGGCCGTCGTGCTGGGCAAGAACCTCTTCCATGCCGTCTTGTGGCTGGCGCTGGCACTCGTCGCCACGGCCGGGGTTTTCATCACTTTAAACGCCGAGTTCATCGCCGCGGTCCAGATCCTCCTGTACGCCGGGGGCGTCGTCACGGTCGTGGTGTTCGCGATCGTGGTGACCGAGCGCCTGATCGGCGAGCGTCTGTCGCAGACCAGCCGCCGCGTCACCGCCGGCGCGGTCGTCTCGCTCGGCTTGCTGGCGCTGCTGGTGCGCGCGATCGTCCAGGCGCCGCTGTCCCTGCCGTGGCCGCCCCCGCCAGCCGACCTGACCCGCCAGCTCGGGACATCGCTGCTGACCCGGTTCGTCCTGCCGTTCGAACTGCTTGCCGTGCTGCTGCTCGTCGGCCTGCTGGCCGCCAGCTATTTCGCGAGGCCAGAGGAGTAG
- the nuoL gene encoding NADH-quinone oxidoreductase subunit L, whose product MTANPVTLVLLALLLPAASFLVIGVLPPLRRAGRVAAWFSILCMVASFASAVAAWFAWHQPGVTELRAVWSWLPAAAGPLATVGVLVDSTSTTMLLLVTLVASLVQIYSTCYLSDEPNPALGRYYALQSFFAFSMMGVVVAPNLLQLFICWELVGVCSCLLIGFWYTKPEAARAALKAFWTTKLGDVGLLIGIVLLQRMTGTFDLVTLRGMAETIPAAAAGLPFGLSLITFCVYLGAAGKSAQFPLHVWLPDAMEGPTPVSALIHAATMVTAGVYLLIRTQWLFALTPDVLAIVCWNGAFTALLAAVLACVQTDIKRVLAYSTVSQLGYMMAAIGAGYAMNGFLHLLTHGVFKALLFLGAGAVIHAVGSNDINDMGGLAKKMPQTAIVFLIGTLSLAGIPLFAGFASKEEVLGSVWVGGFHVPFFMLLFSAFLTAFYMFRVVFVAFFGPSAIGHRPSAIGQPGDSTDTAHHGHGAGGYASHLHDAPFLMTGPLWVLALLAMAIGLYFTVSEPWHEFTAPRWLSPAAIAMAVSGIVLAFLTYQRRAISADALASAFAPIRTAALRKFWLDDIYVALYRHVLLVFSRAVGWFDRYLVDGVLNVISAWTLEAGDRLRRLQTGKVQDYVWAVGLGVLALMAWIGVTW is encoded by the coding sequence ATGACGGCCAATCCCGTGACGCTCGTCCTCCTCGCGCTGTTGCTGCCGGCCGCGTCGTTTCTTGTCATCGGGGTGCTGCCGCCGCTGCGGCGCGCCGGCCGCGTCGCCGCCTGGTTCTCGATCCTCTGCATGGTCGCGTCGTTCGCCAGCGCGGTTGCCGCCTGGTTCGCGTGGCACCAGCCGGGCGTCACGGAGCTGCGCGCCGTCTGGTCGTGGCTGCCGGCGGCGGCAGGACCGCTCGCCACCGTCGGCGTCCTCGTCGACTCCACGTCGACGACCATGCTGCTGCTGGTGACGCTGGTGGCGTCGCTGGTGCAGATCTATTCGACCTGTTACCTGAGCGACGAGCCGAATCCCGCGCTCGGCCGCTACTACGCGCTGCAGTCGTTCTTCGCCTTCTCGATGATGGGCGTCGTGGTCGCGCCGAACCTGCTGCAGCTGTTCATCTGCTGGGAGCTGGTCGGCGTCTGTTCGTGCCTGCTGATCGGATTCTGGTACACGAAACCGGAGGCGGCTCGTGCCGCGCTGAAGGCGTTCTGGACGACCAAGCTCGGCGACGTCGGCCTGCTCATCGGCATCGTCCTGCTGCAGCGCATGACCGGGACGTTCGATCTCGTCACGCTGCGGGGCATGGCGGAGACGATTCCGGCCGCGGCCGCCGGCCTGCCGTTCGGGCTGTCGCTGATTACGTTCTGCGTGTACCTGGGAGCGGCAGGGAAGTCGGCACAGTTCCCGCTGCACGTGTGGCTGCCCGACGCGATGGAAGGTCCGACACCGGTGTCGGCGTTGATCCACGCGGCGACGATGGTGACGGCGGGCGTGTATCTGCTGATCCGGACGCAGTGGCTGTTCGCGCTGACGCCGGACGTGTTGGCGATCGTGTGCTGGAACGGCGCGTTCACGGCGCTGCTGGCCGCCGTCCTCGCCTGCGTGCAGACCGACATCAAGCGTGTGCTGGCGTATTCGACGGTCTCGCAGCTCGGCTACATGATGGCGGCGATCGGCGCGGGCTACGCGATGAACGGGTTCCTCCACCTGCTGACGCACGGCGTGTTCAAGGCGCTGCTGTTCCTCGGCGCCGGCGCGGTCATCCACGCTGTCGGCAGCAACGACATCAACGACATGGGCGGCCTGGCGAAGAAGATGCCGCAGACGGCGATCGTCTTCCTGATTGGCACGCTGTCGCTCGCCGGCATCCCCCTGTTCGCGGGCTTCGCGTCCAAAGAGGAAGTCCTCGGCTCGGTGTGGGTGGGCGGCTTCCACGTGCCGTTCTTCATGCTCCTTTTCTCCGCCTTCCTGACCGCGTTCTACATGTTTAGGGTCGTCTTCGTGGCGTTCTTTGGCCCATCGGCCATCGGTCATCGGCCATCGGCTATCGGACAGCCCGGCGACTCCACCGACACCGCGCACCACGGTCACGGCGCGGGAGGATACGCGTCGCATCTCCATGACGCACCGTTCCTCATGACCGGGCCGTTGTGGGTGCTGGCGCTGCTGGCGATGGCGATCGGGCTTTACTTCACCGTCAGCGAGCCGTGGCACGAGTTCACGGCGCCGCGGTGGCTGTCGCCCGCGGCAATCGCCATGGCGGTCTCGGGCATCGTGCTCGCGTTCCTCACCTATCAGCGGCGCGCCATCAGCGCTGACGCGCTGGCGTCGGCGTTCGCGCCGATCCGGACGGCCGCGCTGCGCAAGTTCTGGCTCGACGACATCTACGTCGCTCTCTACAGGCACGTCCTGCTCGTCTTCTCGCGCGCCGTCGGCTGGTTCGACCGCTATCTCGTCGACGGCGTGCTCAACGTGATCAGCGCATGGACCCTCGAGGCCGGCGACCGCCTGCGCCGCCTGCAGACCGGCAAGGTGCAGGACTACGTGTGGGCGGTCGGGCTCGGGGTGCTGGCGCTGATGGCGTGGATCGGAGTGACCTGGTGA
- a CDS encoding NADH-quinone oxidoreductase subunit M — MSGFPVLSVITWSPFVAALVIMALARHKPLLVRLTATVGAVIPLLLSVWLCFAYDRAAAGFQFAEHHPLVPSFGITYNLALDGMGLVLTLLTSIILFAGVFASWTVKTRGQEFYALLLLLVTGVFGVFVSFDLFVFFLFYEIAVLPMYLLIGIWGSSGEVKPQGIFGWAFKRTGVGTKEYAAMKLTLYLLLGSAFILVGILALYTAGGSTSFSFVDLQQVHFSARLQSWVFLAFYVGFGILAGIWPLHTWSPDGHASAPTAVSMLHAGVLMKLGAYGVVRLGLGLTPLGASEWAWLVGAIACINIVYGALSAMAQTDLKYVVAYSSVSHMGIVMLGIATLTEQGLNGAVFQMVAHGIMTGLFFALVGLVYEKAHSRAIFTMGGFGQMMPGIATAFAIGGFSSLGLPATAGFVAEFLTFVGAYASAHPWWLFPGVIGAFLTSIYVLRVVRTIFWGTRSTDPHFQHLPDAQGTEWVALVLLVGMLILFGVVPHLLVAPIDTATVPLLVRLGVLR, encoded by the coding sequence GTGAGCGGATTCCCGGTACTCTCGGTCATCACCTGGTCGCCGTTCGTCGCGGCGCTCGTCATCATGGCGTTGGCGCGCCACAAGCCGCTGCTGGTGCGGCTGACCGCGACCGTGGGGGCGGTGATCCCGCTCCTGCTGAGCGTGTGGCTCTGCTTCGCCTACGACCGCGCCGCCGCCGGCTTCCAGTTCGCCGAGCACCACCCGCTCGTGCCGTCGTTCGGCATCACCTACAACCTGGCGCTCGACGGCATGGGCCTGGTGCTGACGCTGCTGACCTCGATCATCCTGTTCGCCGGCGTCTTCGCGTCGTGGACGGTGAAGACGCGTGGCCAGGAGTTCTACGCTTTGCTGCTCCTGCTGGTGACCGGCGTCTTCGGCGTCTTCGTGTCCTTCGATCTCTTCGTCTTCTTCCTGTTCTACGAGATCGCGGTGCTGCCGATGTATCTCCTCATCGGCATCTGGGGATCGAGCGGCGAGGTCAAGCCGCAGGGGATTTTCGGCTGGGCGTTCAAACGGACCGGCGTCGGCACGAAGGAATACGCGGCGATGAAGCTGACGCTCTATCTGCTGCTCGGTTCGGCGTTCATCCTGGTCGGCATCCTCGCGCTCTACACGGCCGGCGGCTCGACGAGCTTCTCGTTCGTCGACCTGCAGCAGGTGCACTTCTCGGCTCGGCTGCAGTCGTGGGTGTTCCTGGCGTTCTACGTCGGCTTCGGCATCCTCGCCGGCATCTGGCCGCTGCACACATGGTCGCCCGACGGCCACGCCTCGGCGCCGACAGCGGTGTCGATGCTGCACGCCGGCGTGCTGATGAAGCTCGGCGCCTACGGGGTCGTCCGCCTCGGGCTCGGCCTGACGCCGCTCGGCGCGTCCGAGTGGGCCTGGCTGGTCGGCGCGATCGCCTGCATCAACATCGTCTACGGTGCGCTCAGCGCGATGGCGCAGACGGATCTGAAGTATGTCGTCGCCTATTCATCCGTGTCGCACATGGGGATCGTGATGCTCGGCATCGCGACCCTGACGGAGCAGGGGCTCAACGGCGCCGTCTTCCAGATGGTGGCGCACGGCATCATGACGGGGCTCTTCTTCGCGCTGGTCGGGCTCGTCTACGAGAAGGCGCACTCGCGCGCCATCTTCACGATGGGCGGCTTCGGGCAGATGATGCCCGGCATCGCGACCGCGTTCGCGATCGGCGGCTTCTCGTCGCTCGGACTGCCGGCGACGGCCGGGTTCGTAGCCGAGTTCCTGACGTTCGTCGGCGCATACGCGTCGGCGCACCCGTGGTGGCTGTTCCCGGGCGTCATCGGCGCCTTCCTAACGTCGATCTACGTGCTGCGCGTGGTGCGCACGATCTTCTGGGGGACGAGGAGCACCGACCCGCACTTCCAGCATCTGCCCGACGCGCAGGGGACAGAGTGGGTTGCCCTTGTGTTGCTGGTCGGCATGCTGATCCTCTTCGGCGTGGTCCCGCACCTGCTCGTCGCGCCGATCGACACCGCCACGGTGCCGCTGCTCGTCCGGCTCGGGGTGCTGCGATGA
- a CDS encoding NADH-quinone oxidoreductase subunit C: MITLERARELLAAVGTVAPAASPITVQVAAERWLEAARVAKDAAGCAFFNFLTAIDWKADGLEVVAWFDNLDANISVQLRTRLVAGQTACPSLVPIFRGADWMERECFDMFGIRFDGHPDLRRILLGDDWEGHPLLKSYAVDTPHPPYR; the protein is encoded by the coding sequence GTGATCACCCTCGAGCGGGCGCGCGAGCTGCTCGCCGCCGTCGGCACGGTGGCGCCGGCGGCGTCGCCGATCACCGTGCAGGTCGCGGCGGAGCGCTGGCTCGAGGCAGCGCGGGTCGCCAAGGACGCGGCCGGCTGCGCCTTTTTCAATTTCCTGACGGCGATCGACTGGAAGGCGGACGGCCTCGAAGTCGTCGCCTGGTTCGACAACCTCGACGCGAACATCTCGGTGCAGCTGCGCACGCGGCTCGTCGCGGGGCAGACGGCGTGCCCGTCGCTGGTGCCGATCTTCCGCGGCGCGGACTGGATGGAGCGCGAGTGCTTCGACATGTTCGGCATCCGCTTCGACGGCCACCCCGATCTGCGGCGCATCCTGCTCGGCGACGACTGGGAGGGGCATCCGCTCCTCAAGTCCTACGCGGTCGACACGCCGCATCCTCCCTACAGATAG
- a CDS encoding NADH-quinone oxidoreductase subunit I yields MRDRVISRSGDRVIARKTVFAEAWTIGKAVGQAMRITLVNFFRKPVTVHYPTVSRPFPNRFRGLLALTYDPETGEENCIGCRLCEFICPPAVIKVEMLKAEKRNFAKTFILELYACEFCELCVQVCPTDAIVMMKSFDLATADRREMLLDKDRLHVIGLQHEASWATGNRLREMQQPPKKATEDRKTEPGKSETGAAGA; encoded by the coding sequence ATGCGTGATCGGGTGATCTCGCGATCGGGTGATCGGGTGATCGCCAGAAAGACTGTATTCGCCGAGGCCTGGACGATCGGCAAGGCGGTCGGCCAGGCGATGCGGATCACGCTCGTCAACTTCTTCAGGAAGCCCGTCACCGTCCACTATCCGACCGTCTCGCGGCCGTTTCCGAACCGCTTCCGCGGACTGCTGGCGCTGACCTACGACCCCGAGACCGGCGAGGAAAACTGCATCGGCTGCCGGTTGTGCGAGTTCATCTGTCCGCCGGCGGTGATCAAAGTCGAGATGCTGAAGGCGGAGAAGCGCAACTTCGCCAAGACTTTCATCCTCGAGCTCTACGCGTGCGAATTCTGCGAGCTCTGCGTGCAGGTCTGCCCGACCGACGCCATCGTGATGATGAAGTCGTTCGACCTCGCCACCGCCGACCGCCGCGAGATGCTGCTCGACAAGGACCGCCTGCACGTGATCGGCCTGCAGCACGAGGCGTCGTGGGCGACCGGCAACAGGCTGCGTGAGATGCAGCAGCCGCCCAAGAAAGCGACAGAAGACAGAAAGACGGAACCCGGCAAGAGCGAAACGGGGGCGGCAGGCGCATGA
- a CDS encoding NADH-quinone oxidoreductase subunit N: MISLTGPLGLELGLGALLAAVLLLGLFRPATPDRRCGWVAFAGLIGLSAWSFMLQPGGTLLGGVYVLDPLALFAQRLFLVSAAVSVLAALGLPGDWFSRRGAEYHVALLASLLGMLVLAAARELILLFVAFELMSIPLYFLTGFHKRQPTAGEGALKFFLVGSVSSAVMLYGFSFLYGAAGTTMLSAIPQALASGSPLAKVGLVLVLGGIAFKIAAVPFHMWVPDTYEAASTPFVAWLSVAPKAAGFVVVFRLYLAGAGGAALVWVPVLTALAAITIVAGNLMAIPQQNVKRLLAYSGVAHIGYMLIGVAAMSAHGAGMVLFYLVAYLFGNMGAFLVVQAVGTGEGSDAMASYRGLAQRSPVLALSMLVFLLSLGGIPFVAGFWAKLFIFQAAIDRHMYVLALFGAVLTIVALYYYLVLASRMYIDAPEKPDRIPLAAPLFAAILFCAIGVVIMGAYPEPWVSAALRAAAPLF; encoded by the coding sequence ATGATCTCGCTCACCGGCCCGCTTGGTCTCGAGCTCGGGCTCGGGGCGCTGCTCGCCGCCGTGCTGCTGCTGGGGCTGTTCCGACCTGCGACGCCGGATCGCCGCTGCGGCTGGGTGGCGTTCGCCGGGTTGATCGGCCTGTCGGCCTGGTCGTTCATGCTGCAGCCGGGGGGGACGCTCCTCGGCGGCGTCTACGTGCTCGATCCGCTCGCGCTCTTCGCGCAGCGCCTTTTCCTCGTGTCGGCCGCCGTCAGCGTGCTCGCCGCACTCGGGCTGCCGGGCGACTGGTTCAGCCGCCGCGGCGCCGAGTATCACGTCGCGCTGCTGGCGTCGCTCCTCGGCATGCTCGTGCTGGCGGCAGCGCGCGAGCTGATCCTGCTGTTCGTCGCGTTCGAGCTGATGTCGATCCCTTTGTACTTCCTCACCGGCTTCCACAAGCGCCAGCCCACGGCGGGGGAGGGGGCGCTCAAGTTCTTTCTTGTCGGCAGCGTGTCGTCGGCGGTGATGCTCTACGGCTTCTCGTTCCTCTACGGCGCCGCCGGCACGACCATGTTGAGCGCGATCCCGCAGGCGCTGGCGTCAGGCAGTCCGCTCGCCAAGGTCGGACTGGTCCTGGTGCTCGGCGGCATCGCGTTCAAGATCGCCGCAGTGCCGTTCCACATGTGGGTGCCCGACACCTACGAAGCGGCGTCGACGCCGTTTGTCGCCTGGCTTTCGGTGGCGCCGAAGGCGGCGGGATTCGTCGTCGTGTTCCGCCTGTACCTCGCGGGAGCGGGCGGCGCGGCGCTCGTGTGGGTGCCGGTCCTGACCGCCCTGGCGGCGATCACCATCGTCGCCGGCAACCTGATGGCGATCCCGCAGCAGAACGTGAAACGGCTGCTGGCCTACTCGGGCGTCGCGCATATCGGCTACATGCTGATCGGCGTCGCCGCGATGTCGGCGCACGGCGCCGGCATGGTGCTCTTCTATCTCGTCGCGTATCTCTTCGGCAACATGGGCGCGTTCCTCGTCGTCCAGGCGGTGGGCACGGGGGAAGGCAGCGACGCGATGGCGAGCTATCGCGGCCTGGCGCAGCGGTCGCCGGTGCTGGCGCTGAGCATGCTCGTGTTCCTGCTCTCGCTGGGCGGCATTCCGTTCGTCGCCGGGTTCTGGGCGAAGCTGTTCATCTTCCAGGCCGCCATCGACCGCCACATGTACGTCCTGGCGCTGTTCGGCGCCGTGCTGACGATTGTCGCGCTCTACTACTACCTGGTGCTGGCCAGCCGGATGTACATCGATGCGCCGGAGAAGCCGGACCGGATTCCCCTCGCCGCGCCGCTCTTCGCCGCCATTCTCTTCTGCGCGATTGGCGTCGTGATCATGGGCGCGTATCCGGAACCGTGGGTGAGCGCGGCGTTACGCGCCGCGGCGCCGCTATTCTGA
- the ndhC gene encoding NADH-quinone oxidoreductase subunit A — protein sequence MSGYLPLAVFLGLILAFAAVSLAGAWLVRPARPAGSKSENYECGAPPIGEAWVQFPVGFYLVALIFLVFDTLAVFLFPWAVTMRALGMGGLKAMLGFVGILSLAWVYAYREGILEWK from the coding sequence ATGTCGGGGTATCTGCCTCTCGCCGTTTTTCTCGGGCTGATCCTCGCGTTCGCGGCCGTCTCGCTCGCCGGCGCCTGGCTCGTCCGGCCGGCGCGTCCGGCGGGCTCGAAATCCGAGAACTACGAGTGCGGCGCGCCGCCGATTGGCGAAGCGTGGGTGCAGTTCCCGGTCGGGTTCTACCTCGTCGCATTGATCTTCCTCGTGTTCGACACGCTCGCGGTGTTCCTCTTTCCGTGGGCGGTGACGATGCGGGCGCTCGGGATGGGCGGCCTGAAGGCGATGCTGGGCTTCGTCGGCATCCTGAGTCTCGCGTGGGTGTATGCCTACCGGGAGGGGATCCTCGAGTGGAAATAA
- the nuoH gene encoding NADH-quinone oxidoreductase subunit NuoH, translated as MPLAAFDALPRAVQALAMGGVILGALTGILAYVTLLERKFAARMQSRIGPHRVGPHGLLQPIADGVKLLLKEDVIPDTADRPVFNLAPVVFLIPCLLIFATIPFAPGIGVSDLDTGVLFFLAISSLEIVGLFMAGWGSNNKYALLSVMRAVNQIISYDLPFIMAALVPVMLAGSLRLSEIAAAQSHLWFIAYPVIGQIAFVFFIITAVAAENRVPFDVLEAESELVAGFRVEYSGMKFAIIQLAEYAHVLGTSFLGALLFLGAWAGPGPIWLGPAWFLLKALGIFLLITWIRWSFVRIRVDQILRVSWKLMLPASLLLLLATAATIVWRTPHA; from the coding sequence ATGCCGCTTGCGGCCTTCGACGCACTGCCGCGCGCGGTGCAGGCGCTGGCCATGGGCGGCGTCATTCTCGGCGCACTGACCGGCATCCTCGCCTACGTCACGTTGCTCGAGCGCAAGTTCGCGGCGCGGATGCAGTCGCGCATCGGCCCCCACCGCGTCGGCCCGCACGGGCTGCTGCAGCCGATCGCCGACGGCGTCAAGCTGCTGCTCAAGGAAGACGTCATCCCGGACACGGCCGACCGTCCGGTATTCAACCTGGCGCCGGTCGTCTTCCTGATTCCGTGCCTGCTGATCTTCGCGACCATCCCGTTTGCACCGGGTATCGGCGTGTCGGACCTCGACACCGGCGTCCTGTTCTTTCTCGCGATTTCGTCGCTGGAGATCGTCGGCCTGTTCATGGCCGGTTGGGGGTCGAACAACAAGTACGCGCTGCTCTCGGTGATGCGGGCGGTGAACCAGATCATCTCCTACGACCTCCCGTTCATCATGGCGGCGCTGGTGCCGGTGATGCTCGCCGGCTCGCTGCGGCTGTCGGAGATCGCGGCGGCGCAGTCGCATCTCTGGTTCATCGCGTATCCGGTGATCGGTCAGATCGCGTTCGTGTTCTTCATCATCACCGCGGTCGCCGCCGAGAACCGCGTCCCCTTCGACGTCCTCGAGGCGGAATCGGAGCTGGTGGCCGGCTTCCGCGTCGAGTACTCGGGGATGAAGTTCGCGATCATCCAGCTCGCCGAATACGCGCACGTGCTCGGCACGTCGTTTCTCGGCGCGTTGCTCTTCCTGGGCGCGTGGGCGGGCCCTGGGCCGATCTGGCTCGGCCCGGCGTGGTTCCTGCTCAAGGCCCTCGGCATCTTCCTGTTGATCACCTGGATCCGCTGGAGCTTCGTCCGCATCCGCGTCGATCAGATCCTGCGCGTGTCGTGGAAGCTGATGCTCCCCGCGTCGCTGCTGCTGCTGCTCGCCACCGCCGCGACGATCGTGTGGAGGACGCCGCATGCGTGA
- a CDS encoding NADH-quinone oxidoreductase subunit D: MSDVRAIDYQGSERLTMNMGPQHPSAHGVFRAILTLEGETVVGVDAVIGYLHRCHEKLAETLAYVQYPSIASKTDYVAAMCSELAYVSAAEQIGQFEVPRRAQYLRVMMGELQRIASHCLWLGTWCMDMGGALGGGATIFLYCIRERELVLDLFEALVGARLLYGFHQVGGVRYDIPEGWTAKCRETIDLIAARLDEYQAMLEDNPFFDMRVKGVGVISSALALDLGISGPLLRGSGINWDLRRNAPYSSYQDFQFEVPVEAAGDCHARYRVRMVEFRQSIRIVRQILDGLPEGPISSRPGVKSLAQVKVPKGEAYARVEGPRGEVGCFLVSDGSNKPYRMKWRGASFSNLAVLPHILPGCGVADVVAIMGSVDPVFGEVDR, encoded by the coding sequence ATGAGCGACGTCCGCGCCATCGACTACCAGGGCAGCGAGCGGCTGACCATGAACATGGGGCCGCAGCACCCGTCGGCGCACGGCGTCTTCCGCGCCATCCTGACGCTCGAAGGGGAGACGGTGGTCGGCGTCGACGCCGTGATCGGCTATCTGCACCGCTGCCACGAGAAGCTCGCCGAAACGCTCGCCTACGTGCAGTACCCTTCGATTGCGTCGAAGACCGACTACGTCGCGGCGATGTGCAGCGAGTTGGCGTATGTCAGCGCCGCGGAACAGATCGGACAATTCGAGGTTCCCAGGCGCGCGCAGTACCTGCGCGTGATGATGGGCGAGCTGCAGCGGATCGCCTCGCACTGCCTGTGGCTCGGGACGTGGTGCATGGACATGGGAGGGGCGCTCGGCGGCGGCGCCACGATCTTCCTCTACTGCATCCGCGAGCGCGAGCTGGTGCTCGACCTGTTCGAGGCGCTCGTCGGCGCACGCCTCCTCTACGGCTTCCACCAGGTCGGCGGGGTCCGCTATGACATTCCCGAGGGCTGGACGGCGAAGTGCCGGGAGACGATCGATCTGATCGCGGCCCGTCTCGACGAGTACCAGGCGATGCTCGAGGACAATCCGTTCTTCGACATGCGCGTCAAGGGGGTCGGCGTCATCTCGAGCGCGCTGGCGCTGGACCTCGGCATCAGCGGGCCGCTGCTGCGCGGATCCGGGATCAACTGGGATCTGCGTCGCAACGCGCCGTATTCGTCCTACCAGGACTTCCAGTTCGAGGTGCCGGTGGAAGCCGCCGGCGACTGTCATGCGCGCTACCGGGTGCGGATGGTCGAGTTCCGGCAATCGATCCGCATCGTTCGCCAGATACTCGACGGCCTGCCCGAGGGGCCGATCTCGTCGCGCCCGGGCGTCAAGTCGCTGGCGCAGGTCAAGGTGCCGAAAGGGGAAGCGTACGCGCGGGTCGAGGGGCCGCGCGGCGAGGTCGGCTGCTTCCTGGTGTCGGACGGCAGCAACAAGCCGTACCGGATGAAGTGGCGCGGCGCGTCGTTCTCCAACCTGGCCGTCCTGCCGCACATCCTGCCCGGCTGCGGGGTCGCCGACGTCGTGGCGATCATGGGGAGCGTCGACCCGGTGTTCGGCGAGGTGGATCGCTGA
- the nuoK gene encoding NADH-quinone oxidoreductase subunit NuoK, whose product MPLQAYLTLAAIVFCVGLFGTVTRRNTVGILLGIELMLNGVNINFVAFSRFHADVTGMVFTLFAICITVAEVALGLAIVILLFRMRKTATADHVDWLKG is encoded by the coding sequence ATGCCGCTGCAGGCGTATCTCACGCTCGCCGCAATCGTGTTCTGCGTCGGCCTCTTCGGCACGGTCACGCGCCGCAACACCGTCGGCATCCTGCTCGGCATCGAGCTGATGCTGAACGGCGTCAACATCAACTTCGTCGCCTTCAGCCGCTTCCACGCCGACGTCACCGGCATGGTGTTCACGCTGTTCGCCATCTGCATCACGGTCGCCGAGGTCGCGCTCGGTCTGGCGATCGTCATTCTTCTGTTCCGCATGCGCAAGACGGCCACCGCGGATCACGTCGACTGGTTGAAGGGATGA